From Medicago truncatula cultivar Jemalong A17 chromosome 7, MtrunA17r5.0-ANR, whole genome shotgun sequence, a single genomic window includes:
- the LOC120577195 gene encoding uncharacterized protein: protein MNLQATFDDYLPPITSLLAYRHNITDMVLDFEKKLTEYDVTKGCMILLYTGNVPQMLDTLLTTVNIIDDCGNKWVCELTFATFPYEHFKIGRRWNRFVEARRLREGVKI from the exons atgaatttgcaagcaactTTCGATGACTATCTCCCCCCAATAACATCTCTTCTCGCTTATCGTCACAATATCACTGACATGGTTCttgatttcgaaaaaaaattaactgagtATGATGTTACTAAAGGTTGCATG ATTCTACTTTACACCGGCAATGTTCCGCAGATGCTTGATACACTCTTAACAACTGTGAATATTATCGATGATTGCGGTAACAAATGGGTTTGTGAGCTAACTTTTGCAACTTTTCCTTATGAACACTTCAAGATAGGACGGCGTTGGAATAGGTTTGTGGAAGCTCGCAGGCTCCGTGAAGGTGTGAAGATATGA